A region of the Arachis hypogaea cultivar Tifrunner chromosome 15, arahy.Tifrunner.gnm2.J5K5, whole genome shotgun sequence genome:
ttaatcttaatttttaaattttaaaatatgataataattatttaattaattaaaaatatatattttaattcaaatttattttcccttttaaaCGGTTATTATGTTGTTCATTATATACATTACTAGTATTTTTATTCGTAATAAtattaagaaaatataaattttttaaaattatgatccACTTTATTCTGATAATATAGATTATacataacacaaaaaatttataaaattaaactatttttataaaaaaaagtcgtAGGCTGACAAAAATCTCTGGCTAAAAAGATCAAAGtatctgtagataaaaaattaaataataaaatttttagttattatttttattaataattaattttaatattcgttatctaaaatttaaaataatttaacgtgtatatttttacatttaattaggtgttaactgttaagtctattacacaaatataaataattaatttttatacttgctatttaaaaataatattttttctttctatgtatataaaaatataattagatattagcataaaaaaattatactgataattataaaattaactcaaaattattttttttaaaacaattaaatctttattctaacttttaattataacattagtattctctccaaattatatgtaataaatattcaaaaaagaaaaataaaaatatagattagaaagataagcggtgaaaatttaaaactaaataaaaaactaaaaacctatgtatataataaaatataataataatatattttatttaaattatattattttgttaattttgttttctgtaaaagagaaagatagaaaaaatagagaatgaaagaaaagaaatagaaagataaagatgaagaatgagagtgaaagtgaggatttgttaattttggaagaaaaaaattttattttaactgTAAAAAAATATcagatgacatattttgatttgtcaagttactaatataaaatataaactatatatagagtaaaaatagtagagagaaatagaaaaatggagagaggtagatgagagaatttaggaagggagtttatcaattttgaaaaaaaatattttttctcaattttaataaaagagtgtcatgtgacacatttgattattaatagaggtatatttcaatttcaattttaatattttaattttaattttaatgcaattaaagaatgtcatgttgcacattttgattgtcaaattagtaattagtcattgatattgataattgataatgatatataaaatagatagagtgattcaaagaatgagaaaaatagagaaaggaagagggaggaggagataattcttaaatttttgaggaaaaaattttatttcaattacaattagGAAGTGACATATGACACATttttgttgtaaaattagtaaggaggagggaagaattctttaattttaaaagaaaaaatttaattttaattataataagagagtgacatgtgacatattttagttgtaaaattaataaaagaaaaataaaaatttcttaattttagaggaaaaaatttaatcctaattacaacaaaaaaaaagtaatacgTAACACATTTTGATggtaaaattagaaatatataataatttttcctGTATTTTTCCTATATTTCCTTTTCTTCCATGCATGGACCATCCAAGCATAAGCTAGTAGCAAAAGGTGTACGGTATAAATAATTAAGTTGAGGGAGAATTATTAAGGGAATACGATGAATCTCCTTAGCTGGaatactttaatttatttaatttcttttttttttttatttctgaaacaATGAATGGTATATCTATTTAGGATTGCAACTTTGCTTTCTACTTTCTAGAGCTAGCTAGTAATTTTATTGTTTTGATCATGAATCAATTTTGACATTTCCTTGTTGTTCCAAGACATGGAGGCaaaactaatttattattgtttaaactaactaaaacaaccgtttctttttaaaaaataaaataaaatacttaaccACAAAACACAACCTTAATTGATATTtactatcttattttgtttttattttgtttttaaaaacctACCTAGTTGGTCGTTTAGCcatttaaaaaaacaaacaaacacgcAGTACTACATGTCATGTTTTTATTCTGAGAAAGTATAAAAAACTAACGTTTAGTTAATTAATATGAGCTAATTTTAGAGTTTAAGTttataaatttagaatttaaagattaaaaatttataatttataatttataattaaaaataaataaaaaaatttaaaattagttgatATTGACCGAAAAATATTAGCTTCTTagcattattattttattattttattgaaaagTATTTTTTTCACTTTATTATTGTGTCCACTCACGCATATATTAAAGAATAATGCTataaaattaatacaatttattattttttgacaaTAATTagacaataatatttaaaaatattgattaaaaatataGTATTAGTCTCccaaactaaaaatattaaattactaaataagtaaatataaatACTAGCACATGTAAATTAAAATTGTTGGTCTTTAAACTTTTTCCTATATCaaaatcaccattctcaatccaaCTAACAATTTTACAAAGAAAACTTTGCATTGGAGTAATGAACTATATTCTCAACGAATTATACGCCAAATTGCTATTTTCCCTTTAGGGACAAACTACATATGTATACGACAGCTTGATTTtccaattttatattttattaaggtGACAAAGTAAAAGTTAAAAATGAAATTAGTAACACAATTCAAAAGAAGGAAACTAATAAACCGCTAAAAAACACGGAGATACCTTCAACCTTAAAGAGAATGGAGGTACATACTATGTACTCATCAGTGCCATCACAAGGAATATGTCTTGTGGTTCTTggcttttgagagagagagagagaggataaaTTAGTAGCAATCTATAATGTGTGCAAATTAAATATTCTGTCATATTAAAAACGATGAAAGAGGAATAACCGTGACATTCATCTTGTATATGGAACTAGAAAAATACAAATTGAGAAGtagcaattgaaaacaaaatgagtagcgaaactaataaaaattgtcAGAATGCAGAATTTTATTAAATGAATTGAACGTGCTTATTGATACAGTAATATAATGTGATTTTGCTGATAAATGAAATCTAATGCGGAAGCTCCCCCCGGATCAATAATAGAGCactagcaacaacaacaactaataGTATTTAATGGCAAGAAATTGGAAACACTACTAGTGCAACTATAGCTATACATGATTCAACTCTACCCTAAAAAGTATTAGTAAGTCCTAATCAAGGGTGCACAAAACTGATGTTTGGTCGACCCGCATTCTTTTTCTCTTACTACTCTCTTGGTAGGTTCCCTGCatacacaagaaaaacaaggaagaagagtaaataaaagtagtaGAAAAGCTAATATAATGTAACTAAGATCCTATATAAAAAGCAAATACCTGTTGGTTGAGGGCATAGTAGAGTCAGAGTCAGATCTGCATTTGGAATGAACAATGGGTCCTAGTTGATGTCTGTCCAAGGTGGCCAATGTTGTTCCCATGGGTGCCTTAAGGTATGTGGCTCCTCTATACATCCACTCCTCCATTTCGTGGCTGTAAAACTCATCAAAGCCCTCTCCACACAGTGCACATCTACTCTGATCCTCTTCAGCAGGAACGCCTAACTCTTCCtcatctttcatttcctctgTCTCCTCGGCAGCCAACAACCTTGGAATCGATTCCTTTCCCGAAGCCTCTGCACCACTCAGCCACATGCTCCCACTTGCAAACCACTTTTGAGACCCCTTCTGCTTCCGGCTTTTTGACATTCGGTTCCTAGTCACGTGCCAATCCATATGTCTACTGTGCTCATCTTGCCTTTTGAATCGGAGACCGCAGCTCCTGCATTGTCTAGGAAGATCACCGTATAAGGCACTGATTACACCTTCATGACGAACCTTCAAGATATCTGGATCGAACTCCGTCCCAATGAAATCCTAAAACACGAGTTCATTTAAATTACTATCTCAAATCAACAAACTAAAAAGGGAGggaaattaataaaagtatagTTACCAGTCCGGCGGGTGGATTGGTGGGTGGATTAGTTACCGAGATCACACCGTGGTTCACTAGTGAACTAAGCAAATCAAGATATGCAGGTGGTGGTTGACTTGTCACTGAAGCATCAGCATGGGGATGAGACATCGTTTGTGATGGAGCAGTTGGGAGGCTTGAACATAAAGGTGGCAAGATTCCCCCATGTAAATATAAACTTTGGCCCAGCATATCAGGTAATGGATTTGAGATGGGCGTACTTATTGAGGCACCATGTCCTTGCAAAGAGCTCCCATGACTAATTTGTGTTGAAGATGGAATTTGAGGTGGAAGAAACTGTAGTTGAGGTGTTTGTCCATGATTTTGCAGGTTAGAGGAAACTGGTCCAGGTTGATTAGGCAATTGGTCATGTATAAACTGAGTTTTATTTGGGCCATGACCTACATTAGGACGTTTTTGCAATGGAAATGCTGTATTCAAGCCGGAAGGACGAGTGCCATGAGCATTGACAGCAGGGGGAGCAGCCCCCATAGTAAAGGGGTACTGTGAAGGATTAGATAGATCATTAGATAACTTCCTTTTCTTGGAGAATCTAACACTTGATTGCATAGAACTGCTGTTTCTACTACAGTCTACTAATCCTGGATTCACATCTTTCCAATCAAACTCCTCTTCTTCAGTGTCCTGCCATGATGCCAATGGAAACTTGCTCCCAAAACCATTTCTGCCAGGCTGCTCCACCAATAAAAGCTTAGTACTAGGAATTTCACGGCTTTTGTGACAACCATATGCCTCAATAAGAGCTCTTGGACTTTGACGTTGTTCATCATTGAGATTATAAGTCTTGGAAGTTTGAAATATGTTCCAATTATCACTAGAAAATCTCTTTTGTTGCCATTCATTCAATCCTCCTCCTCTTGTATTACCTACAGTTCCCGTTGAATCCAACCGATCACCACCAAGCTGTGAGGATGAAAACCAACACACGGTCAGAATGCAGCTTATCTATCTGCAGGATCTCTCTTTCTATTAACAGGTATAAACAGACACCTttctattaaaacaaaaatttggcGGAAACATCTGATTgagaaacacaaaatatatatatatatataaaatttattttcatcaaTCATGACAAACAGCCTTAACGTATCAACAAAATCACTGATATTTTTGCATACAACACATATTTCACACAAAAGCTTACATTATCCATGATTGAACTAGAGTGTTCCATCTgctgcaaggattgtggtttagTGACATGTGCCCCAAGAATCGGTCCACGAAAATCATATGCCCCAAGGTGATTAGCAAAGGATTGTTGATTATTAACTGCTGGTGAAGATTGCAATTGAGCTTCAATATTGCTTAGGACAGAGGGAGGGAATATCTTTGACCAGGTACCAAAGAGACCTTGCAGAACAGAATGCAGATTGGGCTGAACCTGCCTGTATGCCTCACAGTAAACCTTGGCACACAATAGAATTGTTTCAATCTTTCAAtaacagaataaaata
Encoded here:
- the LOC112747374 gene encoding polyadenylation and cleavage factor homolog 4-like isoform X1 translates to MDEARSTFVWVLLGQFYCAQMANGITHKPSHSMLVGRFYALLPQRQGYLKAFTAEEIVRAYGLLLSELTSNVNPIITDLTIIAGEQRKHAKGIADVICNRILEVPADKKLPSLYLLDSIVKNFGQEYVKHFSLRLPQVYCEAYRQVQPNLHSVLQGLFGTWSKIFPPSVLSNIEAQLQSSPAVNNQQSFANHLGAYDFRGPILGAHVTKPQSLQQMEHSSSIMDNLGGDRLDSTGTVGNTRGGGLNEWQQKRFSSDNWNIFQTSKTYNLNDEQRQSPRALIEAYGCHKSREIPSTKLLLVEQPGRNGFGSKFPLASWQDTEEEEFDWKDVNPGLVDCSRNSSSMQSSVRFSKKRKLSNDLSNPSQYPFTMGAAPPAVNAHGTRPSGLNTAFPLQKRPNVGHGPNKTQFIHDQLPNQPGPVSSNLQNHGQTPQLQFLPPQIPSSTQISHGSSLQGHGASISTPISNPLPDMLGQSLYLHGGILPPLCSSLPTAPSQTMSHPHADASVTSQPPPAYLDLLSSLVNHGVISVTNPPTNPPAGLDFIGTEFDPDILKVRHEGVISALYGDLPRQCRSCGLRFKRQDEHSRHMDWHVTRNRMSKSRKQKGSQKWFASGSMWLSGAEASGKESIPRLLAAEETEEMKDEEELGVPAEEDQSRCALCGEGFDEFYSHEMEEWMYRGATYLKAPMGTTLATLDRHQLGPIVHSKCRSDSDSTMPSTNREPTKRVVREKECGSTKHQFCAPLIRTY
- the LOC112747374 gene encoding polyadenylation and cleavage factor homolog 4-like isoform X2; its protein translation is MKFKVASTWTKLDLPSFGVPADKKLPSLYLLDSIVKNFGQEYVKHFSLRLPQVYCEAYRQVQPNLHSVLQGLFGTWSKIFPPSVLSNIEAQLQSSPAVNNQQSFANHLGAYDFRGPILGAHVTKPQSLQQMEHSSSIMDNLGGDRLDSTGTVGNTRGGGLNEWQQKRFSSDNWNIFQTSKTYNLNDEQRQSPRALIEAYGCHKSREIPSTKLLLVEQPGRNGFGSKFPLASWQDTEEEEFDWKDVNPGLVDCSRNSSSMQSSVRFSKKRKLSNDLSNPSQYPFTMGAAPPAVNAHGTRPSGLNTAFPLQKRPNVGHGPNKTQFIHDQLPNQPGPVSSNLQNHGQTPQLQFLPPQIPSSTQISHGSSLQGHGASISTPISNPLPDMLGQSLYLHGGILPPLCSSLPTAPSQTMSHPHADASVTSQPPPAYLDLLSSLVNHGVISVTNPPTNPPAGLDFIGTEFDPDILKVRHEGVISALYGDLPRQCRSCGLRFKRQDEHSRHMDWHVTRNRMSKSRKQKGSQKWFASGSMWLSGAEASGKESIPRLLAAEETEEMKDEEELGVPAEEDQSRCALCGEGFDEFYSHEMEEWMYRGATYLKAPMGTTLATLDRHQLGPIVHSKCRSDSDSTMPSTNREPTKRVVREKECGSTKHQFCAPLIRTY